One window of the Anolis sagrei isolate rAnoSag1 chromosome 5, rAnoSag1.mat, whole genome shotgun sequence genome contains the following:
- the WBP1 gene encoding LOW QUALITY PROTEIN: WW domain-binding protein 1 (The sequence of the model RefSeq protein was modified relative to this genomic sequence to represent the inferred CDS: deleted 1 base in 1 codon) — protein MEQEPQPRRNPRREAQAQAGWAAAALLGRERQAREYCPGVNNQPYVCETGHCCGETGCCIYYYELWWFWLLWTVLFLFGCCCAYRHRRAKLRLQQQQRQREINLIAYHGACNYPPSMVDLRMLASFKLPAYEEVAHRPTTPPPPYSAILGSTASRRGSSTLTLTGSSENYTSCSCESSCLTSPSSTSLSATEASSPSEAEMDGAGACGGNAVGSWELSEGLDGTPSAAPSPRHALFSSNVELFEGDPPRRPSDSEEGSEPLEEGEHSRHRRLTGDSGIEVGRGQEDEDDDEEDEEEEAAHLLEKGGPCSPSGGRAAEGDSEELARPAGSPSPTLPV, from the exons ATGGAGCAGGAGCCGCAACCCCGGAGGAACCCGCGGAGGGAGGCCCAGGCCCAGGCCGGGTGGGCCGCCGCCGCCTTGCTAGGCCGGGAGAGGCAG GCGCGCGAGTACTGCCCCGGGGTGAACAACCAGCCCTACGTGTGTGAGACGGGCCACTGCTGCGGGGAGACGGGCTGCTGCATCTATTACTATGAACTCTGGT GGTTCTGGCTTCTCTGGACGGTGCTGTTCCTCTTTGGCTGCTGCTGTGCTTACCGACACCGCCGGGCCAAACTGCgcttgcagcagcagcagcggcagcggGAGATCAACCTCATCGCCTACCACGGTGCCTGCAACTACCCCCCGTCCATGGTGGACCTCA GGATGCTGGCTTCCTTCAAGCTGCCTGCCTATGAGGAGGTGGCCCACCGCCCGACCACCCCTCCGCCCCCCTACAGTGCCATCCTGGGAAGCACCGCCAGCCGCCGGGGCTCCAGCACCTTGACCCTGACGGGCAGCTCGGAGAACTACACCAGCTGCTCCTGCGAGTCCAGCTGCCTGACCTCCCCCAGCAGCACCTCGCTCTCGGCCACAGAGGCCAGCTCCCCCAGCGAGGCCGAGATGGACGGAGCCGGAGCCTGCGGCGGCAATGCAGTGGGCAGCTGGGAACTGTCCGAAGGGCTGGACGGAACCCCCTCCGCGGCC CCGTCCCCCAGGCACGCCCTCTTCTCCTCCAACGTGGAGCTCTTTGAAGGCGACCCCCCCAGGCGGCCCTCTGACAGCGAGGAGGGTTCGGAGCCCCTGGAGGAAGGGGAGCACTCCCGGCACCGGCGCCTCACGGGGGACTCTGGGATTGAGGTGGGGCGCGGCCAGGAGGACGAAGACGACGacgaggaagacgaggaggaggaggccgcccaCCTGCTTGAGAAGGGGGGGCCTTGCTCTCCCTCCGGCGGGCGGGCGGCAGAGGGGGACTCCGAGGAGCTGGCCCGCCCCGCCGGCTCCCCCTCACCGACGCTGCCTGTTTGA